In Flavivirga abyssicola, the following are encoded in one genomic region:
- the mnmG gene encoding tRNA uridine-5-carboxymethylaminomethyl(34) synthesis enzyme MnmG codes for MFNEVYDVVVVGAGHAGSEAAAAAANMGSKTLLVTMNLQNIAQMSCNPAMGGIAKGQIVREIDALGGYSGIVSDTSAIQFKMLNKSKGPAMWSPRVQSDRMRFAEDWRLLLEGTPNLDFYQEMVSGLIVEKGKITGVKTSLGIEIKAKSVVLTNGTFLNGLIHIGDKNFGGGRAGEKAATGITEQLVDLGFESGRMKTGTPPRVDGRSLDYTKMVEQPGDDNPEKFSYLDITKPLEKQRSCYMTYTSSEVHDLLREGFDRSPMFNGRIKSLGPRYCPSIEDKINRFADKDKHQLFIEPEGWNTCEVYVNGFSTSLPEDVQFKALRSVVGFENVKFFRPGYAIEYDYFPPTQLKHTLETKLVDGLYFAGQINGTTGYEEAASQGLMAGINASLKVQEKDAFTLKRDEAYIGVLIDDLITKGTEEPYRMFTSRAEYRTLLRQDNADLRLTPKGFELGLASEKRLKRMEQKHNDAEKFVAFFSKTSVKPEEANPVLESKGSALVKQSDKMFKIFSRPNITIDDVRKFKAVEQYIQDNNLDNEVIEQTEIQVKYSGYIAKEKNNADKLSRLEYVKIPENFDYSQIKSMSFEAREKLKKIQPTTVSQASRISGVSPNDISVLLVYMGR; via the coding sequence ATGTTTAACGAAGTGTATGATGTTGTTGTTGTAGGAGCTGGACATGCAGGTAGTGAAGCTGCAGCTGCAGCTGCGAATATGGGTAGCAAAACATTACTAGTTACTATGAATCTTCAAAACATTGCTCAAATGTCTTGTAATCCTGCCATGGGTGGTATTGCTAAAGGACAAATTGTAAGAGAGATTGATGCACTTGGAGGTTATAGTGGTATAGTGTCTGATACATCCGCTATACAATTTAAAATGCTTAACAAATCTAAAGGACCAGCCATGTGGAGTCCGAGGGTGCAAAGCGACCGTATGCGATTTGCAGAAGACTGGCGTTTACTTTTAGAAGGTACGCCTAATTTAGATTTTTATCAGGAAATGGTATCTGGTTTAATCGTTGAGAAAGGAAAAATTACTGGTGTAAAAACATCCTTAGGAATAGAAATAAAAGCCAAGTCTGTTGTCCTAACTAATGGTACTTTTTTAAATGGATTAATACATATAGGAGATAAAAATTTTGGTGGTGGTAGAGCAGGGGAAAAAGCTGCTACCGGAATTACAGAACAGTTAGTAGATTTAGGTTTCGAATCTGGAAGAATGAAAACAGGAACGCCACCAAGAGTAGACGGACGAAGTTTAGATTATACTAAAATGGTTGAACAACCCGGAGATGATAATCCAGAGAAATTCTCTTATTTGGATATAACAAAACCATTAGAAAAACAACGGTCTTGTTACATGACTTATACTAGCTCTGAAGTACATGATTTACTTCGAGAAGGGTTTGATAGATCTCCAATGTTTAATGGTAGAATTAAAAGTTTAGGACCTCGTTATTGTCCATCAATTGAAGATAAAATAAACCGATTTGCAGATAAAGATAAACATCAATTATTTATAGAACCGGAAGGATGGAATACCTGCGAAGTTTATGTAAATGGCTTCTCAACATCACTACCGGAAGATGTCCAATTTAAAGCATTACGATCTGTAGTTGGTTTTGAAAACGTGAAATTTTTTAGACCAGGATATGCCATTGAATATGATTATTTTCCACCTACACAATTAAAGCACACTTTAGAAACTAAGCTTGTAGATGGTCTATATTTTGCAGGTCAGATTAATGGAACAACTGGATATGAAGAAGCCGCATCTCAAGGATTAATGGCAGGTATAAATGCCAGTCTAAAGGTTCAAGAAAAAGATGCTTTTACTTTAAAAAGAGACGAAGCCTACATTGGTGTTTTAATAGATGATCTAATTACAAAAGGCACAGAAGAGCCCTATAGAATGTTTACATCTAGAGCAGAATATAGAACTTTATTGCGTCAGGATAATGCAGATTTAAGATTAACACCTAAGGGTTTTGAGCTTGGTTTAGCAAGTGAAAAACGCTTAAAAAGAATGGAGCAAAAACATAATGATGCAGAAAAGTTTGTAGCCTTCTTTTCTAAAACAAGTGTAAAACCAGAAGAAGCAAATCCAGTTTTAGAGTCTAAAGGATCTGCTTTAGTAAAACAATCTGATAAGATGTTTAAGATCTTTTCCAGACCAAATATTACCATTGATGATGTTCGAAAATTTAAAGCTGTAGAACAATATATTCAGGATAATAATTTAGATAATGAGGTTATAGAACAAACAGAAATTCAGGTAAAATATTCTGGCTATATAGCTAAGGAAAAAAATAATGCCGATAAATTAAGTAGACTGGAGTATGTAAAAATACCAGAGAATTTTGACTATTCTCAAATCAAATCTATGAGTTTTGAAGCACGCGAAAAACTAAAAAAAATACAACCAACAACTGTATCACAAGCATCAAGAATTAGTGGTGTTTCACCTAATGATATTTCTGTATTATTAGTTTATATGGGTAGATGA
- a CDS encoding class I SAM-dependent methyltransferase — protein MKNNPSYLTVKDHSVSNETFKLIENIEYGFLETIPQPSLDKLPEYYKSEDYISHTDTKRNLFEKVYHIIRNLSLKKKLKLINSFSSEEKNLLDIGCGTGDFLKTAKQNNWTITGIEPNEQARKIANNKTENSVFETEELLKFKPSSFDVITLWHVLEHLPNLEEHISIFKKLLKPNGTLIIAVPNYKSFDAKYYKEFWAAYDVPRHLWHFNKTSISKLVLKVSMKTIKIKPMLFDAFYVSLLSEKYKHGKMNPIKGFWIGLLSNLKAMTSKEASSLIYIIKNS, from the coding sequence ATGAAAAATAACCCCTCTTATTTAACTGTAAAAGATCATTCGGTTTCTAATGAAACTTTTAAATTAATTGAAAATATTGAATATGGTTTTCTTGAAACTATACCTCAACCTTCTTTAGATAAATTACCAGAATATTATAAAAGTGAAGACTATATTTCACATACAGATACCAAACGAAATTTATTTGAAAAAGTCTATCATATAATAAGAAACCTATCCTTAAAAAAGAAATTGAAATTGATTAATTCTTTTTCTTCAGAAGAAAAAAATCTTTTAGATATTGGTTGCGGTACAGGTGATTTTTTAAAAACAGCTAAACAAAATAATTGGACAATTACAGGAATAGAACCAAATGAACAAGCTCGAAAAATAGCAAATAATAAAACTGAAAATTCTGTTTTTGAAACTGAAGAACTCTTAAAATTTAAGCCTTCAAGTTTTGATGTAATTACACTTTGGCATGTATTGGAGCATTTACCAAATTTAGAAGAACATATTTCAATTTTTAAAAAATTACTAAAACCTAACGGTACTTTAATAATTGCAGTTCCTAATTATAAAAGTTTTGATGCAAAATATTATAAAGAGTTTTGGGCTGCTTATGACGTACCTAGACATCTTTGGCATTTTAATAAAACTTCTATATCTAAATTAGTTTTAAAAGTTTCTATGAAAACTATAAAAATCAAACCCATGCTCTTTGATGCTTTTTATGTAAGTCTACTTTCTGAAAAATATAAACATGGAAAAATGAATCCTATTAAAGGTTTTTGGATAGGATTACTTTCTAATTTGAAGGCCATGACATCTAAAGAGGCTTCTTCTTTAATTTATATCATTAAAAATAGCTAA
- a CDS encoding OmpH family outer membrane protein gives MKNIIYTLLVALVFTSCQKEKKIGYIDNGIVINDFQEKIDLEAKFQTKEEAFKKKADSIGQAFQLEVQQTQITAQKSSKKKAQELMGGLQQKQQLLQQQMQFEQQQLTQDFQTEIDSLIIKVKDFVKDYGKTNGYTYILGTSDAAATVLYGIDENDLTKTILDALNEAYKK, from the coding sequence ATGAAAAATATAATTTATACATTATTAGTGGCTCTAGTTTTTACATCTTGTCAAAAAGAAAAAAAAATAGGATATATAGATAATGGCATTGTTATAAATGATTTTCAAGAGAAAATAGATTTAGAAGCAAAATTTCAAACCAAAGAAGAAGCATTTAAAAAGAAAGCTGATAGTATTGGACAAGCTTTTCAATTAGAAGTTCAACAAACACAAATTACAGCTCAAAAATCATCAAAAAAGAAAGCTCAAGAATTAATGGGTGGTTTGCAACAAAAGCAACAACTGCTTCAACAACAAATGCAATTTGAGCAACAACAATTAACCCAAGATTTTCAAACTGAAATTGATTCTTTAATCATTAAAGTAAAAGACTTTGTAAAAGATTATGGAAAAACTAATGGTTATACTTATATCTTAGGAACTAGCGATGCTGCAGCTACAGTGCTTTATGGAATCGATGAAAATGATTTAACAAAAACTATTTTAGATGCTTTAAATGAAGCTTATAAAAAGTAA
- the rpiB gene encoding ribose 5-phosphate isomerase B produces MTISIGNDHAGTDYKFAIKDYLEGKGYTVNNYGTDANDSVDYPDFVHPVAQDVENKKVDFGILICGSANGVAMTANKYQQVRAGLCWTKEIVELIRQHNNANILCIPARYTAIPQALQMVETFLNTEFEGGRHQNRIDKIPLSC; encoded by the coding sequence ATGACAATTTCTATAGGAAACGATCACGCAGGAACGGATTATAAATTTGCTATTAAAGACTATTTAGAAGGAAAAGGTTACACTGTTAATAACTACGGAACCGATGCAAATGATAGTGTAGATTATCCAGATTTTGTACATCCGGTAGCTCAAGATGTTGAGAATAAAAAAGTAGATTTTGGTATTTTAATTTGTGGTAGCGCTAATGGTGTAGCCATGACAGCTAATAAATACCAACAAGTGCGTGCTGGTTTATGTTGGACTAAAGAAATTGTTGAACTTATAAGACAACATAATAACGCCAATATATTATGTATTCCTGCACGTTATACTGCTATCCCGCAAGCGTTGCAAATGGTAGAAACATTTTTAAATACGGAATTTGAAGGTGGTAGACATCAAAATAGAATAGATAAAATTCCGCTATCTTGTTAA
- a CDS encoding cation diffusion facilitator family transporter gives MGHSHTHNHSHSHNDLKGRNLFISILLNILITAAQVIGGIVSGSLALLSDALHNFSDVLSLIISYVANKLSKKKASIHRTFGYKRAEILAAFINAATLMIVAILLIIEAIKRFQNPEEIESNLVIWLSLLGIVANGFSVLLLKKDSNANMNMKSAYLHLLTDMMASVAVLIGGLLMKYYELYWVDSVLTFAIAVYLIWMGFDLLKRSTKVLMLFTPDDIPLKQIVAEINAFDSIKNVHHVHVWQLNEEEIHLEAHIDFNNDITLSQFDVILHEIEHLVFNKYDINHVNIQPEFGKDDVKDVIVQD, from the coding sequence ATGGGTCATTCACATACTCATAACCACTCTCATTCTCATAACGACCTAAAAGGACGTAATCTTTTTATATCCATTTTATTAAATATACTTATTACTGCTGCGCAAGTAATAGGGGGTATAGTTTCTGGTAGTTTAGCATTATTAAGTGATGCCTTACATAATTTTAGTGATGTACTCTCTTTAATTATAAGTTATGTGGCTAATAAATTATCGAAAAAAAAAGCCTCTATTCACAGAACATTTGGTTATAAACGAGCAGAAATTTTAGCAGCGTTTATAAATGCAGCTACTTTAATGATTGTTGCTATTTTATTAATAATTGAGGCTATAAAAAGGTTTCAAAATCCAGAAGAAATAGAATCTAATTTAGTTATTTGGTTATCTCTTTTAGGGATTGTAGCCAATGGTTTTAGTGTGCTTTTATTAAAAAAAGATTCTAACGCAAATATGAATATGAAAAGCGCTTATCTTCATTTATTAACAGATATGATGGCTAGTGTTGCTGTACTCATAGGTGGTTTGTTAATGAAATATTATGAGCTATATTGGGTAGATAGTGTATTAACATTTGCGATAGCTGTCTATTTAATTTGGATGGGTTTTGATTTATTAAAAAGATCTACAAAAGTTTTAATGTTATTTACCCCAGATGATATTCCTTTAAAACAAATAGTTGCTGAAATTAATGCTTTTGATAGTATTAAAAATGTACATCATGTTCATGTTTGGCAGCTAAATGAAGAAGAAATCCACTTAGAGGCACATATTGATTTTAATAATGATATTACCTTATCTCAATTTGATGTTATTTTACATGAAATTGAACATTTAGTATTCAATAAATATGATATTAATCACGTGAATATACAGCCGGAATTTGGTAAGGATGATGTTAAAGATGTGATTGTACAAGACTAG
- a CDS encoding GNAT family N-acetyltransferase, whose translation MLEIQVKTFEELTKLELYSLLQLRSEVFVVEQDCVYQDIDGKDQKALHVLGFKKEKLIAYTRIFKPGDYFKEPSIGRVVVIKSERAYKYGYNIVEASIKAISEHFNTSLIKISAQVYLIKFYTDLGFKTIGEEYLEDDIPHIAMIKE comes from the coding sequence ATGTTAGAAATACAAGTAAAAACATTTGAAGAATTAACTAAACTAGAACTGTATAGTTTATTACAATTGCGAAGTGAAGTATTTGTAGTTGAGCAAGATTGTGTGTATCAAGATATTGATGGAAAAGACCAAAAAGCATTACATGTTTTGGGTTTTAAAAAAGAGAAACTAATAGCCTATACACGTATTTTTAAACCAGGAGATTATTTTAAAGAACCTAGTATTGGCAGAGTGGTTGTAATTAAAAGCGAACGTGCCTATAAATATGGTTATAACATCGTGGAAGCATCTATTAAAGCTATTTCAGAGCATTTTAATACATCTTTAATAAAAATATCGGCTCAAGTCTATTTAATAAAATTCTATACAGATTTAGGCTTTAAAACCATAGGTGAGGAGTATTTAGAAGACGATATTCCGCATATAGCTATGATTAAAGAGTAA